The following nucleotide sequence is from Glycine max cultivar Williams 82 chromosome 9, Glycine_max_v4.0, whole genome shotgun sequence.
CATTGCGACGTCGTTTTCCGGTGAACCGGATTGCGGTGGTGGCGGTGGCTCCGCCACCGGAGGTGGTGGGGGGTTTGTGTTGGTGCTGTCACTCATGGATGCCGATCtttcaataattttgtttttggatgATACAAGTATTAAATTTCTTTGACTGCCTGACCCGTATATGATTCTTTTGAATGATGACATATACAAATTCATATCCTCCCATATATAACATCGATCCTGATTATAAGACATTATGGGCTAATTCACACATATTATAAAAGttgattaatattaattttaaatttgtttataattatattaattttaaataatcgatctaataaaaaaatgaaaaaaagagtatgatttttatatattggtagtgtaaaaaaatcatataattaattaaattagttattttttgttgGAGTTTGATACAAAGGAAAAAGagtctttgaaaataaaataataaaatattttaagataatttcattaaataaaataaaataattaaaatttatttatatttaaaatcaaagatacaatagatatttttttttggtttgtatttGAGATTTGAGAGTaccaatttaaaatatattgctTGAATTTATTAAGAGAAAATTGAGcattaaatattagaatatcttttaataagtattatcatcatcactttataaaaatgcattttttttttatattaaatctaGCTCTCATTAGTAATAGCTTcgttaaaaaaagagagaggaaaGAATCAATGATCACACCCCACTAGAATTGACTTAACAATGAAAgattaaagtaatatatatgagatcagaattttaatttcagtGTGATTATTATAAAGAAGAAATTCAATAATcgcaacaaataaaataaaattgagagcATCTTTAATGACAATTGAAAACTAGTCAcataaatatatgatatatcaaTACCTTAACCTAATCACCATTCTCATGAGGCATATATTAGGCAAAATTTCCTTAAGCATATACAACTAATGATACAATGGTGCAAAACCAACTCAAAGCAAATCACCCAAACTAAAAGTTTTTGTACTAGGAAATCGGTTCAGGGaaatatttatatgaataaaaaaactataaaaaaaggaatatgaataaaaaaaaaatctaacatcATTATTCAGTCCTTGCCTTTTTATTATGCGTTCATcaatacaatttttgttttttccctactttttatatttcaatttatttaattacatctTGGATTAAGATGGAATGCCCAGTCTAGTAAGTGGTCACAATTGAACTATTTTGTTATACAAAACAAGTAAAATAAATCTTGATGCATAAAACTATCTTTGATGTCCATTAATCGTTCTTCTAAGTTCCCATATTTTGGCTGTAACTGTACATAGGTTGTTTTACTCGTCGATGGCATATTAGATTTAGCATGAAACCGATCAAAATAATACAAGGTATAAAATCTTATGAAcactttcaaattaaattatagcaTGCTATCAgggatgaaattatttttctttctcaatcttcTGCTTGGCATGCCACAGTCTGCTCGCTTCCAACCAATTTTTTGCTTCACATTATCATATACAACCGAATATCCTCTCAATGAAATGTCTGCAAATGTCATAATCATTAATCAATGAGAGCATAAAAAATCACCAGTTGAGCAAAAGAGAGATAAAGACATAATGCATCGCTACACAGGGGTAGTTGAAATTTCACTGCTTACATAGCCTGAACAAgcatttttaataatgttagatAATTTGGCCAGTGACAAGGTGCTACATGAtaagtttgtaatttttttatgattgcaAGAACTGAGGAGAGGAAGgaccaaaaaattataatgctagTGGTATATTATAACACCAAGTGCCTATACACATATTTTAGCTAGTGTTTCAAGTTCAAGCAGTGGCGATCATGAGTACAGTGAGTGGggacaaaaaattataacaaaagtatagttaaaatttataatattgtcaaattaaaattttaattttaaatcctCCTAATAATTCTCTTAATTATTAAACAAAGAAAGTGTTAAATGTTTTTATGCTTGCAATATAGTGAATACACCtacttttcattattttatagttttctttATGAAGTGTAAGTAATAAAGAGGGAGTTTTAAGAGAATATAGCTAGCAGAAGTTAGTAACAGATGAATCAaatcattaaagaaatttcaGAACTGAAACAGCCCATGAACTAACTTATCATAACTCTGATTACTATAATAAAGTGATAGAATCTCAATTTCAAAGGTGGCTCAATAAGTGGCACTACTTCTGATGCACATATGAGCTGACTAGTTGAGTTATTCATCATCAAACACACTAAAAACAAATGTATAAAGAATATTAGGCTAAGTGAAGTACTAGTGTGGGACACGTGATAAATTAGAGATGACAATAAATGAGAAGGTGAAAATTTCACAGATACTTCATCAGAAGGTTTGAATAAATAGACTATGGTGTCTATAACAATAGAGATACTAGAATTCCAAATCTAGGATATACGAAGGAGCTAGGGAAAGAAAATAACCCCCTATTTTCAATCCAATCATTGACGGTTATAACATTAAAAgggaaaacaacaaataaaattattataaaaaaaaaatagaaagcttTCAGGTTTTCATTGAGAATGAGAGTACTACCTCCAAGTATAATTGAGGATCCATCATTTACATTACTACCGTCAAGGATTCCCAAGCACACATGGCCTTTGTTCTGCAGCATAGCAGAGTTTATTAGAGGACATGACAATAACAAAATCAGTTGGAACAAAGAATTGTATTAGAAAGAGAGGATTACACTAATGATCAAGTAACCCTCGGGAGATATCTGAAACAATGTGGACAAAATCCACCACTTGCTTCCAAACCGAAGAGTTAAGGTCTTGAAGTAATCCTTGACATCTTTGACAGATCTGCATGCATGTAACATGGATTTTAGAACAGCCTGCTCCATTGTGATTAGTCAAACAGatgcaataaaataatagagttattttatttctccAAACATAAGGTATTAAAGAAGATAATCGTCTTATTATGTTACTTGTTAGTTATTAAAGCCAATGTCATAAAAGGAAAACTAATTGCACCTTGAGTAAATTCTCTTACTTGATTGGGAAATTTGCTTGCCAGCAAATGGGTAAAGTAGTATCTGAATCATCTTGAACAAGGCCTAACCCAGAAACTTCATTAAGCTGAAACAATAGATACATAATTAATGAATTTGtggtgttcaaatttcaataCCAGACCTGGATGAAAAATGTAGAAAATGGTTCCAGATGGATAAATGTAAAAACTCACAGAAGCAACAAGATCCAAGTATGCCTCTTTTGGGAAATATGTATAAGAACTGCCACTATCAAAAACCATCTTTCCTACTTTGCTTTGGCCATCAAATCTGAGTTGCCGATTTCCATAATTTATTCCAAGAATCTCAGTTTGGTATAAATCCCTTGAGTAGATTAATACGCCACATGTAAGTTAAAGAAGAATCAGAACAAACCTCAGAATAATGAATACCAGGTGCTCCAAATGGAATGATAAAGCATgtcagaaaaaaaatgagacataaaaaatattaaaataatggagGTTGTCAAatgaaaacaatataaaatacaGTATCAATTTGGGTATAAATCTTGACATTCTCACTGTGAAACGTATCTTGCAGTTTCCCACAAGAAAAACACTCAATTCATAATTAACAGGGAAAGAAACACATTCTTAAGAAAATCATACTCACGTAGTTAAGGTATAGGCCATGGGTACCCAGTTCATACCCCAATATGGCACAAAATCATCACCTAAGAACATGTATCCACCACCAGCTCCATCATTGCTAAGGCAATGACCAACAACATTCTTAATAAGCCCTTTACTCGCTAACTGGTAGGGTAGGCTGACTTTTGCCCTACTCAATCCCATGATTCCATCTGTTTTACCCAATGTATTCAAAAGTAAGCCTGCTTGatcatatccacaccttaaaacaaaaatattgcaTATAACATATCAGCactatcttaaaataaaaagatagagTTGCAAAAAGCAGATTCATACCCAAAAACAACATTTAGCTTGGTTTTGGATCCATTAGTAGTTACAAGATGAAGTTCATCTCTAACAAGAACCCCCAAGGAAGAACTATGATCTGCATATTGAATTTCATAGTCACACTGTAGCAAACTTTCATCATGATGTCCATTCTTCTGATTTTTCTGAACATCCAAGCAGAGAGCGTCCACGGATGATACTACATTAGATCTTGTTGGCTTGTATAGGACATGTGCTCCCTGTATCAATTTTATCCTTTGAGTAAACACAGTTCTTCAATCTCAAAAATCCACAACagcaaaatttcattaattataaagttAATATCCATAGTGCATATTGCTGAGAGGCATATTCTATCTTTCAGCTTACTTTTACACAGGAAATTCCACGTGCATGTAACTGAGGTggattgatatttgataaatataaaaataactcaAATTACCTTCCCACAACTTATGCATGGAGCATCACACTGCATCCAAGTTAAATCACTCCCTGtatccacatcaagaaaataACTTTTTGGAGGATTTCCAACACGTAAAATAGTGAAATACAACCTGCAAGGAATAACAAATTGCTAAGCCATCACGGTGATACAATATGGGGAAATGGAGTTGCTACAATACAAATCAGTAGCAGTTCCTAGCTTAATTACCGAAACTGTGTATCATTGTGAAATATGTTGCTGATGTGGCTGCAATTAGGACTGAAGCAAAACttctatattaattattgaGACCCGTTTCGATAAACTTTTCaagaaatacttaaaaaaataataataaaatcaaataaattaaacttatctcaatgttaaaattaatgtatGCATAGACCGGAGATATAAGGAAAAGGAGACGGGAAAGGTCCGTAAGACTAATTTGCTGCACTTTCTACGTATTTAGGaactaatttcatattttttatctttctggAATCAATTTGTTTCGAGGaggaatttgattatttatcataataaaatgagagagttataaaaattaaagtgcaTAAA
It contains:
- the LOC100810687 gene encoding aspartyl protease APCB1 isoform X2, which translates into the protein MEDDESPQIKGVVIISLPPPDNPSLGKTITAFTFSNPSPQPSIQPHQHQSQPTHPNAQHNTDPPLQSYPSNPQLSFSFRRLFHSTPVKLFSFFGILLFALFLYGSVSSTTTVELRGRNNDDDDDDKATSFLFPLFPKFGVLGQKDLKLQLGKLSQKEKFLTHRDDGDGSGVVAVDSSSVFPVSGNVYPDGLYFTILRVGNPPKSYFLDVDTGSDLTWMQCDAPCISCGKGAHVLYKPTRSNVVSSVDALCLDVQKNQKNGHHDESLLQCDYEIQYADHSSSLGVLVRDELHLVTTNGSKTKLNVVFGCGYDQAGLLLNTLGKTDGIMGLSRAKVSLPYQLASKGLIKNVVGHCLSNDGAGGGYMFLGDDFVPYWGMNWVPMAYTLTTDLYQTEILGINYGNRQLRFDGQSKVGKMVFDSGSSYTYFPKEAYLDLVASLNEVSGLGLVQDDSDTTLPICWQANFPIK
- the LOC100810687 gene encoding aspartyl protease APCB1 isoform X1 → MEDDESPQIKGVVIISLPPPDNPSLGKTITAFTFSNPSPQPSIQPHQHQSQPTHPNAQHNTDPPLQSYPSNPQLSFSFRRLFHSTPVKLFSFFGILLFALFLYGSVSSTTTVELRGRNNDDDDDDKATSFLFPLFPKFGVLGQKDLKLQLGKLSQKEKFLTHRDDGDGSGVVAVDSSSVFPVSGNVYPDGLYFTILRVGNPPKSYFLDVDTGSDLTWMQCDAPCISCGKGAHVLYKPTRSNVVSSVDALCLDVQKNQKNGHHDESLLQCDYEIQYADHSSSLGVLVRDELHLVTTNGSKTKLNVVFGCGYDQAGLLLNTLGKTDGIMGLSRAKVSLPYQLASKGLIKNVVGHCLSNDGAGGGYMFLGDDFVPYWGMNWVPMAYTLTTDLYQTEILGINYGNRQLRFDGQSKVGKMVFDSGSSYTYFPKEAYLDLVASLNEVSGLGLVQDDSDTTLPICWQANFPIKSVKDVKDYFKTLTLRFGSKWWILSTLFQISPEGYLIISNKGHVCLGILDGSNVNDGSSIILGDISLRGYSVVYDNVKQKIGWKRADCGMPSRRLRKKNNFIPDSML